In Jejubacter calystegiae, the following are encoded in one genomic region:
- a CDS encoding regulatory protein RecX, with the protein MSASTSTSSGRSPYVRLLDRAMRLLGMRDHSEQELRRKLAAPSPVRRGNAEEPADPQDIERVVTLCLENHWLDDARFAQRYVESRARKGYGPQRIAQELHQKGITRDGASQALAECEVDWESLAREQAQRRFGEPLPKSYPEKAKVQRFLLQRGFYMEDIQAVYRNFSD; encoded by the coding sequence ATGTCTGCATCAACATCTACTTCATCAGGTCGTTCACCCTATGTCCGCTTGCTGGATCGCGCAATGCGCCTGCTGGGGATGCGCGATCACAGCGAACAGGAACTGCGGCGTAAGCTGGCGGCGCCATCGCCCGTGCGGCGCGGCAATGCTGAAGAGCCCGCGGATCCGCAGGATATTGAGCGGGTTGTTACCCTGTGCCTGGAAAATCACTGGCTGGATGATGCGCGTTTCGCGCAGCGCTACGTGGAAAGCCGCGCCCGCAAGGGGTATGGCCCACAGCGTATCGCTCAGGAACTTCACCAAAAAGGCATCACCCGTGACGGCGCTTCTCAGGCGCTGGCGGAATGCGAGGTCGACTGGGAAAGCCTGGCCCGGGAACAGGCCCAGCGTCGGTTTGGCGAACCGCTACCAAAAAGCTACCCGGAGAAGGCCAAAGTGCAGCGTTTTTTGCTACAACGCGGCTTTTATATGGAAGATATACAGGCTGTATATCGAAATTTTAGCGATTAG